Proteins encoded together in one Sinorhizobium meliloti window:
- a CDS encoding GTP-binding protein gives MPDQLVPTPVTVLTGYLGAGKTTLLNRILSEPHGKKFAVIVNEFGEVGIDNDLIVDADEEVFEMNNGCICCTVRGDLIRIIEALMRRRERFDGILIETTGLADPAPVAQTFFVDEDVRSKTRLDSIITVVDARHLLGEIDRAHEAQEQLAFADTIILNKTDLVSPQGLQAVEDRIRRINPTAGILRTQRCNLEIASLLDRNAFDLDRILEVEPDFLEADHGHEHDDHVTSFSLVERRPVDPEKFFRWLQTTARAFGTDMLRMKGIIAFAGDTDRYVVQGVHMLVEGDHQRPWKEGEERVSRLVFVGRNLPKDIIADGFMACCASSADVG, from the coding sequence ATGCCCGATCAGCTTGTCCCCACCCCCGTCACCGTCCTCACCGGCTATCTCGGAGCAGGAAAGACCACGCTTCTCAACCGCATCCTTTCCGAGCCGCATGGCAAGAAATTCGCGGTCATCGTCAACGAGTTCGGCGAGGTCGGCATCGATAACGATCTCATCGTCGATGCCGACGAGGAGGTGTTCGAAATGAACAATGGCTGCATCTGCTGCACGGTGCGCGGGGACCTGATCCGCATCATCGAGGCGCTGATGCGCAGGCGCGAGCGGTTCGACGGCATTCTGATAGAGACGACGGGCCTCGCCGACCCCGCGCCGGTCGCCCAGACTTTCTTCGTCGACGAGGATGTCCGCTCCAAGACACGGCTCGACTCCATCATCACCGTTGTCGATGCCAGGCACCTTCTCGGCGAGATCGACCGCGCACATGAAGCGCAGGAGCAATTGGCCTTCGCCGACACGATCATCCTCAACAAGACCGATCTCGTATCGCCCCAAGGGCTGCAGGCCGTGGAGGATCGCATCCGCCGCATCAACCCGACGGCCGGCATCCTGAGGACGCAGCGCTGCAATCTCGAAATCGCCAGCCTGCTCGATCGCAATGCCTTCGATCTCGACCGCATTCTCGAGGTCGAGCCCGACTTTCTCGAAGCGGACCACGGTCATGAGCATGACGACCATGTCACGAGTTTCTCTCTGGTCGAACGCCGACCCGTCGACCCGGAAAAATTCTTCCGCTGGCTCCAGACGACCGCCCGGGCCTTCGGCACGGACATGCTGCGGATGAAGGGCATCATCGCCTTTGCCGGCGACACCGACCGCTATGTCGTCCAAGGCGTCCACATGCTGGTGGAAGGCGACCACCAGCGCCCCTGGAAGGAGGGCGAAGAGCGCGTCTCGCGCCTGGTCTTCGTCGGCCGCAACCTTCCGAAGGACATCATCGCCGACGGCTTCATGGCATGCTGCGCGAGCTCGGCCGACGTCGGATAG
- a CDS encoding prolyl-tRNA synthetase associated domain-containing protein, whose amino-acid sequence MSKAEPKTAEDLFRFLDELGIEHRTKRHAPVFTVAESVALRDEIPGGHTKNLFLKDKKDNYFLLTVEEHATVDLKTVHQIIGAASKVSFGKPEKLMEYLGVIPGAVTAFGAINDTEGKVKIILDETLMAFETVNCHPLSNDQTTSIASKDMLRFMEATGHEPLVLKVTA is encoded by the coding sequence ATGAGCAAGGCTGAGCCGAAGACTGCGGAAGACCTCTTCCGCTTTCTCGACGAACTCGGGATCGAACACAGGACGAAGCGGCACGCGCCGGTCTTCACGGTCGCCGAATCGGTGGCGCTGCGCGATGAAATCCCCGGCGGACATACAAAAAACCTGTTCCTGAAGGACAAAAAGGACAATTATTTCCTTCTGACCGTCGAGGAACACGCGACGGTGGACCTGAAGACCGTTCATCAGATCATCGGCGCTGCAAGCAAGGTCTCCTTCGGCAAGCCGGAGAAGCTGATGGAATATCTGGGCGTGATACCGGGCGCCGTCACCGCCTTCGGCGCGATCAACGACACCGAGGGCAAGGTGAAGATCATTCTCGACGAGACTCTGATGGCGTTCGAGACGGTCAACTGCCATCCGCTCTCCAACGACCAGACGACCTCGATCGCGTCGAAGGACATGCTGCGCTTCATGGAGGCAACCGGGCACGAGCCGCTTGTCTTGAAAGTGACGGCCTGA
- the trxA gene encoding thioredoxin: MSGSDNPYQGSFGTQMTGSASFGGQPASTSSAPNGPIPDDLIRETTTAAFTRDVLEASRQQPVLVDFWAPWCGPCKQLTPIIEKVVREAAGRVKLVKMNIDDHPSIAGQLGIQSIPAVIAFIDGRPVDGFMGAVPESQIKEFIDRIAGPAADDGKAEIESVLADAKALIDAGDAQNAAGLYGAVLQADPENAAAVAGMIECMIALGQVAEARQALSGLPEALAAEAAVAAVSKKLDQIEEARKLGDPAALERQLALDPDDHAARLKLAKLRNVEGDRTAAAEHLLTIMKRDRSFEDDGARRELLSFFEVWGPKDPATIAARRKLSSILFS, encoded by the coding sequence ATGAGCGGTAGCGACAATCCCTATCAAGGTTCCTTCGGCACCCAGATGACGGGCTCGGCCTCCTTCGGCGGACAGCCGGCAAGCACTTCGAGCGCCCCGAACGGCCCGATCCCGGACGACCTGATCAGGGAGACGACAACCGCCGCCTTTACCCGGGATGTGCTCGAGGCATCGCGCCAGCAGCCGGTGCTCGTCGATTTCTGGGCGCCCTGGTGCGGGCCCTGCAAACAACTGACCCCCATCATCGAGAAGGTGGTGAGGGAAGCCGCCGGCCGGGTGAAGCTCGTCAAGATGAACATCGACGACCATCCATCGATCGCCGGCCAGCTCGGCATTCAGTCCATTCCCGCGGTGATCGCCTTCATCGACGGGCGCCCGGTCGATGGTTTCATGGGCGCCGTGCCCGAAAGCCAGATCAAAGAGTTCATCGATCGGATTGCCGGTCCGGCCGCAGACGACGGCAAGGCAGAGATCGAGAGCGTGCTTGCCGACGCCAAGGCGCTGATCGATGCAGGCGATGCGCAGAACGCCGCCGGACTCTATGGTGCCGTTCTCCAGGCCGACCCGGAAAACGCCGCGGCTGTCGCCGGCATGATCGAATGCATGATTGCGCTCGGGCAGGTCGCCGAGGCGCGCCAGGCGCTTTCGGGCCTGCCGGAAGCACTCGCCGCAGAAGCGGCCGTCGCCGCGGTCTCGAAAAAGCTCGACCAGATCGAGGAGGCCCGCAAGCTCGGCGACCCGGCCGCGCTGGAGCGCCAGCTCGCGCTCGATCCGGACGACCACGCGGCACGGCTCAAGCTCGCCAAGCTCCGCAATGTCGAGGGCGACCGCACCGCCGCCGCCGAACATCTTCTGACGATCATGAAGCGCGACCGCAGCTTCGAGGACGACGGCGCCCGGCGCGAACTGCTGTCGTTCTTCGAGGTATGGGGACCGAAGGATCCGGCAACGATCGCCGCGCGGCGCAAGCTGTCGTCGATTCTCTTTTCGTAA
- a CDS encoding LON peptidase substrate-binding domain-containing protein, with product MHVGNARYLGPKDLPEILPVFPLTGALLLPGAQLPLNIFEPRYLAMFDDALAGNRLIGIVQPSFAEGRNEIDASSVPALCQVGCIGRITSFAETGDGRYITSLTGVCRFRLFAEVAGCRGYRRFRIGPFGSDLENPDDESLVDREALLAAFRAYLDANKLEADWESVERASNRTLVNSMAMMSPYGPAEKQALLEAPDLKTRAETLIAITEIVLARNFGDLDNILQ from the coding sequence ATGCATGTCGGAAATGCGCGCTATCTCGGTCCGAAGGACTTACCGGAGATTCTTCCGGTGTTTCCCTTGACGGGCGCGCTGCTGCTTCCCGGCGCACAGCTTCCGCTCAACATCTTCGAGCCGCGCTATCTTGCCATGTTCGACGATGCGCTCGCCGGCAACCGGCTGATCGGCATCGTTCAGCCCTCCTTCGCGGAAGGCCGCAACGAGATCGACGCCTCGTCGGTGCCCGCTCTTTGCCAGGTGGGCTGCATCGGCCGGATCACCTCTTTCGCCGAGACCGGCGACGGCCGCTACATCACCTCTCTCACCGGTGTGTGCCGCTTCCGGCTCTTCGCAGAGGTGGCCGGCTGTCGCGGCTACCGCCGGTTCCGCATCGGCCCCTTCGGGAGCGATCTCGAAAATCCGGACGACGAGAGCCTCGTCGACCGGGAGGCGCTTCTCGCAGCCTTTCGGGCCTATCTCGACGCCAACAAGCTCGAAGCCGACTGGGAAAGCGTGGAACGCGCAAGCAACCGAACCCTCGTCAACTCCATGGCAATGATGTCGCCCTATGGACCGGCGGAAAAACAGGCGTTGCTGGAGGCCCCCGACCTGAAGACGCGGGCCGAAACGCTGATCGCCATCACCGAGATCGTGCTCGCCCGCAACTTCGGCGACCTCGACAATATTCTGCAATGA
- a CDS encoding Trm112 family protein, producing the protein MDINASKVDPKLLELLVCPLTKGRLSYDPEANELVSEKARLAYPIRDGVPIMLVSEARKIED; encoded by the coding sequence ATGGACATCAACGCCAGCAAGGTCGATCCGAAACTCCTGGAACTGCTCGTCTGCCCTCTGACCAAGGGCCGCCTCAGCTACGATCCGGAAGCCAACGAACTGGTGTCCGAAAAGGCCCGCCTCGCCTATCCGATCCGCGACGGCGTGCCGATCATGCTGGTTTCCGAGGCGCGCAAGATCGAGGATTGA
- a CDS encoding ubiquinone biosynthesis hydroxylase has protein sequence MIDVLIAGGGYVGLSLAVSLKKAAPHLDVMVVDAAPEGVWKKDERASAVAAAAERMLDVLGVWQAIAPEAEPIRRMVITDSKTADPVRPVFLTFEGVGEGGGEGEDNGSDGRPFAHMVPNTALVGALRRACDELGAPIRQSTVVESFRSGDHSVAVTLAGGETIEARLLVACDGVRSRLREAAGIKVVEFDYGQSGIVTTVEHERPHGGTAEEHFLPAGPFATLPLKNNRSSLVWTESTYDAERLVKEDDFIFEEELERRFGHKLGRLKVVGGRRAFPLGLTLARDFVAPRFALAGDAAHGIHPISGQGLNLGFKDVAALAETIVEADRLGLDIGSLAVLERYQTWRRFDTFRMGVTTDVLNRLFSNDIMPVRVVRDLGLGLVDRLPSLKKFFIRQAAGTPGRADPRLLAGEPI, from the coding sequence ATGATCGACGTTCTGATTGCCGGGGGCGGCTATGTCGGCCTCTCGCTTGCCGTATCGCTGAAAAAGGCGGCCCCCCATCTCGATGTCATGGTCGTCGATGCCGCGCCGGAAGGCGTGTGGAAGAAGGATGAACGGGCATCGGCCGTCGCCGCCGCTGCCGAGCGGATGCTCGACGTCCTGGGCGTCTGGCAGGCGATCGCGCCCGAGGCCGAGCCGATCCGCAGGATGGTGATCACCGATTCGAAGACGGCCGATCCGGTCCGACCGGTATTCCTTACATTCGAGGGCGTGGGCGAAGGCGGGGGCGAGGGCGAGGACAATGGCAGCGACGGCCGCCCCTTCGCCCATATGGTGCCGAATACGGCGCTCGTCGGTGCGCTGCGCCGCGCCTGCGACGAACTTGGCGCCCCGATCCGGCAGTCGACCGTGGTGGAGAGTTTCCGGAGCGGAGATCATTCCGTCGCCGTCACTCTGGCGGGCGGCGAGACGATCGAGGCGCGGCTGCTGGTCGCCTGCGACGGCGTTCGTTCGAGGCTGCGCGAGGCGGCGGGCATCAAGGTCGTGGAGTTCGATTACGGCCAGTCGGGCATCGTCACCACCGTCGAGCACGAGCGCCCGCATGGCGGGACGGCGGAGGAGCATTTCCTGCCTGCCGGTCCCTTCGCGACGCTGCCGCTCAAGAATAACCGCTCCTCGCTCGTCTGGACCGAGAGCACCTATGATGCCGAGCGTCTGGTGAAGGAGGACGATTTCATCTTCGAGGAGGAACTGGAGCGCCGTTTCGGCCATAAGCTCGGCCGTCTCAAGGTGGTCGGCGGCCGGCGTGCCTTCCCGCTCGGCCTCACGCTTGCCCGCGACTTCGTCGCGCCGCGTTTCGCGCTCGCCGGGGATGCCGCGCACGGCATCCACCCGATTTCCGGCCAGGGACTCAATCTCGGCTTCAAGGATGTCGCGGCCCTCGCCGAAACGATCGTCGAGGCGGATCGCCTGGGCCTCGATATCGGCTCGCTCGCGGTTCTGGAGCGCTACCAGACGTGGCGACGCTTCGATACCTTCCGGATGGGCGTTACGACCGATGTCCTCAACCGGCTCTTCTCCAACGACATCATGCCCGTGCGGGTCGTGCGCGATCTCGGCCTCGGCCTCGTCGATCGCCTGCCGTCGCTCAAGAAGTTCTTCATCCGCCAGGCGGCGGGCACTCCCGGCAGAGCCGATCCGCGGCTGCTCGCCGGCGAGCCGATTTGA
- the tesB gene encoding acyl-CoA thioesterase II, with translation MSRPTETATPMDALLAILDLERLEENLFRGLSPQVGWQRVFGGQVIGQALVAAQRTVDGGRYVHSLHAYFMRPGDPSVPIIYEVDRIRDGSSFATRRVVAIQHGKAIFAMSASFQYDEDGFEHQFDMPEVPMPETLPGEQELKEKFLVHAPEAIRRYWERPRPIEIRPVSLEHYFSRAKASPKQDVWVKAVGTVPDERHLQAAVLAYLSDMTLLDTSLYAHGTSVFDRSLQVASLDHAMWFHRPSKMDDWLLYTQDSPSAHGARGMTRGSLFDRSGVLIASVAQEGLIRKKAIA, from the coding sequence ATGTCGCGCCCTACCGAGACCGCCACGCCCATGGATGCGCTCCTTGCAATACTCGACCTCGAGAGGCTCGAGGAAAACCTGTTCCGGGGCTTGAGCCCGCAGGTCGGCTGGCAGCGGGTCTTCGGCGGCCAGGTGATCGGCCAGGCGCTGGTCGCCGCCCAGCGCACGGTCGACGGGGGCCGCTACGTTCACTCGCTGCACGCCTATTTCATGCGTCCGGGCGACCCTTCCGTTCCGATCATCTACGAGGTCGACCGGATCCGCGACGGCTCGAGCTTCGCGACGCGGCGCGTGGTGGCGATCCAGCACGGCAAGGCCATCTTCGCCATGTCCGCCTCCTTCCAGTACGACGAGGATGGATTCGAGCACCAGTTCGACATGCCGGAAGTGCCGATGCCGGAGACGCTGCCGGGCGAGCAGGAACTCAAGGAGAAGTTTCTCGTCCACGCGCCGGAGGCGATCCGCCGCTATTGGGAGCGGCCGCGGCCGATCGAAATCCGGCCCGTCTCGCTCGAACACTATTTCTCGCGGGCGAAGGCGTCACCCAAGCAGGACGTATGGGTGAAGGCGGTCGGGACGGTGCCTGACGAGCGCCATCTCCAGGCCGCGGTCCTCGCCTATCTTTCCGACATGACGCTCCTCGACACGTCGCTTTACGCACACGGCACATCGGTCTTCGACCGCAGCCTCCAGGTCGCCAGCCTCGACCACGCCATGTGGTTCCACCGGCCCTCGAAAATGGACGATTGGCTGCTCTATACCCAGGACAGCCCCAGCGCGCATGGTGCCCGCGGAATGACCCGCGGCAGTCTTTTCGACCGCTCCGGCGTTCTGATCGCCTCTGTCGCGCAGGAAGGATTGATCCGCAAAAAGGCAATTGCGTAA
- a CDS encoding P-II family nitrogen regulator, with protein sequence MKIVMAIIKPFKLDEVREALTAVGIQGLTVTEVKGYGRQKGHTEIYRGTEYAVSFLPKLKVEIAVATEIVDKAVEAIASAAKTGQIGDGKIFVYSIDHAVRIRTGETDSEAL encoded by the coding sequence ATGAAAATTGTGATGGCCATTATCAAGCCGTTCAAGCTCGATGAGGTTCGCGAAGCCCTCACTGCCGTTGGCATCCAGGGTTTGACCGTGACCGAAGTGAAGGGCTACGGCCGCCAGAAGGGGCACACCGAGATTTACCGCGGCACCGAATATGCCGTGAGCTTTCTGCCTAAGCTGAAGGTCGAGATCGCGGTCGCGACGGAGATCGTCGACAAGGCCGTCGAAGCCATCGCTTCGGCCGCCAAGACCGGCCAGATCGGCGACGGCAAGATCTTCGTCTACTCGATTGACCATGCCGTGCGCATCCGCACCGGCGAGACCGACTCAGAAGCGTTGTAA
- a CDS encoding ammonium transporter has protein sequence MSSFTLSTSLRRVGATAAAMLAPVVAFAQEAAPAAAATPVPDKADTTFMFLSTLLVLFMLIPGLALFYGGLVRAKNMLSVLMQCTVIGAVMMIVWVVYGYSFAFGGSTSAYFGGFAKLFLAGVTVDSTAATFSDGVVIPEYLFMLFQMTFAAITPALIVGAFAERIKFSAAILFAILWATFVYFPIAHMVWDANGLLFGMGALDFAGGTVVHINAGVAGLVGAFMVGKRTGYGRDMMAPHSMTLTLVGAAMLWFGWFGFNAGSNLEASGGAVLATVNTFLATAAAVLSWSLVETLTRGKASMLGAASGMIAGLVAVTPAAGIAGPMGAIIMGLIVSPLCYFFVSVIKNKFHYDDTADVFGVHGVGGFFGAIATGVFASSSLGGIGYADGVTMGSQLMTQITAVAITIVWCGIVSAILYKVVDALVGLRVSMEAEREGLDLSSHGEAAYHAS, from the coding sequence ATGTCGTCATTCACCCTTTCCACCTCTCTTCGACGCGTGGGAGCGACTGCTGCCGCGATGCTCGCGCCGGTCGTCGCGTTTGCCCAGGAAGCGGCGCCCGCCGCGGCCGCAACGCCGGTGCCGGACAAGGCCGATACCACCTTCATGTTCCTTTCGACCCTTCTCGTCCTGTTCATGCTGATTCCGGGCCTCGCCCTATTCTACGGCGGCCTCGTGCGCGCCAAGAACATGCTGTCGGTGCTGATGCAGTGCACGGTCATCGGCGCCGTCATGATGATCGTCTGGGTCGTCTACGGTTATTCATTTGCCTTCGGCGGCTCGACGAGCGCCTATTTCGGCGGCTTCGCCAAGCTCTTCCTCGCGGGCGTGACCGTCGACAGCACCGCGGCGACCTTCTCCGACGGCGTCGTCATTCCGGAATATCTTTTCATGCTCTTCCAGATGACCTTCGCCGCGATCACCCCGGCGCTCATCGTCGGCGCCTTTGCCGAGCGCATCAAGTTCTCGGCCGCGATCCTCTTCGCCATCCTTTGGGCGACATTCGTCTATTTCCCGATTGCGCACATGGTCTGGGACGCCAACGGCCTGCTCTTCGGCATGGGCGCGCTCGATTTCGCCGGCGGCACCGTAGTCCACATCAATGCCGGCGTTGCCGGCCTCGTCGGTGCATTCATGGTCGGCAAGCGCACCGGCTACGGCCGGGACATGATGGCCCCGCATTCCATGACGCTGACGCTCGTCGGCGCTGCCATGCTGTGGTTCGGATGGTTCGGCTTCAACGCCGGCTCCAATCTCGAAGCCTCCGGCGGTGCGGTTCTCGCCACCGTCAACACCTTCCTCGCAACGGCTGCCGCAGTCCTTTCGTGGTCACTCGTCGAGACGCTTACGCGTGGCAAGGCTTCGATGCTCGGTGCCGCTTCGGGCATGATCGCCGGGCTCGTCGCCGTCACGCCGGCGGCCGGTATCGCCGGTCCGATGGGCGCGATCATCATGGGCCTGATCGTCTCGCCGCTCTGCTACTTCTTCGTCTCGGTGATCAAGAACAAGTTCCACTATGACGACACGGCAGACGTCTTCGGGGTGCACGGCGTCGGCGGCTTCTTCGGCGCGATCGCGACCGGCGTCTTCGCCTCCTCCTCGCTCGGCGGCATCGGCTATGCCGACGGCGTGACCATGGGAAGCCAGTTGATGACCCAGATCACGGCCGTCGCCATCACGATCGTCTGGTGCGGTATCGTATCCGCCATCCTCTACAAGGTGGTCGATGCGCTTGTCGGCCTTCGCGTATCGATGGAAGCGGAGCGGGAAGGGCTCGACCTCTCCTCGCATGGCGAAGCCGCCTATCACGCGAGCTGA
- a CDS encoding FtsK/SpoIIIE family DNA translocase, whose protein sequence is MSRSNTATLDSRSNRFVLTHFVWRQIASLAGFVLVGALALAIAALSTWNVADPSFSYATSNEPTNLLGYGGAVFADIFMQFFGLASVVALLPAVAWALVLIRGTHFDKVLKRLGLWFAGSVLASAALSCVPAPITWPLPNGLGGVFGDMILRFPALFTGTFPTGTFATVLACLFTAPAAWCLVYSAGLIGVSEDEEAEPAPEPAPSKARTIRDELEEEDEEGPLTVLMGSLAHMRYTAQARLRRAFGMGAKPAKRQYDEPYDFNNDEFGTLNEPVRPKAQAGRIEPSLDRTERRIVTPPPITGDEDDPPFDIDERRPAGILPDDEDDVAADWAPRPAPPKPAVAMAGSRVAPPPPRPKAGQRVEREAQRSFVDEDGDFTLPPIHFLAEPKNVARDASLSADALEQNARMLEGVLEDFGVKGEIIHVRPGPVVTLYELEPAPGIKSSRVIGLADDIARSMSAIAARVAVVPGRNAIGIELPNQRREMVYLRELIGSRDFETTKTKLAMALGKTIGGESVVADLAKMPHLLVAGTTGSGKSVAINTMILSLLYRLRPDQCRLIMIDPKMLELSVYDGIPHLLSPVVTDPKKAVVALKWTVREMEERYKKMSKIGVRNIDGFNSRVEQALAKGEAITRTVQTGFDRQTGEAVYETEEFDLSPMPYIVVIIDEMADLMMVAGKDIEGAVQRLAQMARAAGIHVIMATQRPSVDVITGTIKANFPTRISFQVTSKIDSRTILGEQGAEQLLGMGDMLYMAGGGRIQRVHGPFVSDTEVEEVVAYLKTQGVPQYLDAITEDDEDESDGGGPAGTSNLADSEDPYDQAVAIVLRDGKASTSYVQRRLGIGYNRAASLIERMEQEGIISPANHAGKREILVPTEAEITGR, encoded by the coding sequence ATGAGCAGAAGCAATACCGCAACGCTTGACAGCCGTTCCAACCGGTTCGTGCTGACCCACTTCGTCTGGCGGCAGATCGCCTCGCTGGCGGGGTTCGTTCTCGTCGGTGCGCTGGCGCTCGCCATTGCCGCCCTTTCGACATGGAACGTCGCGGATCCGAGCTTTTCCTATGCAACTTCGAACGAGCCGACCAACCTGCTCGGCTATGGCGGCGCCGTCTTCGCGGATATCTTCATGCAGTTCTTCGGCCTTGCGAGCGTCGTGGCGCTGCTGCCGGCCGTCGCCTGGGCTCTCGTTCTCATCCGCGGCACGCATTTCGACAAGGTGCTCAAGCGGCTCGGCCTGTGGTTCGCCGGCTCGGTGCTGGCGAGCGCGGCCTTGAGCTGCGTTCCGGCGCCGATCACCTGGCCGCTGCCGAACGGCCTCGGAGGCGTCTTCGGCGACATGATCCTTCGTTTTCCCGCGCTCTTCACCGGAACCTTCCCGACGGGCACCTTCGCGACCGTACTCGCCTGCCTCTTCACCGCACCGGCCGCCTGGTGCCTCGTCTACAGCGCCGGCCTCATCGGCGTCAGCGAGGATGAAGAAGCAGAACCGGCACCGGAGCCTGCACCCAGCAAGGCGCGCACCATACGCGACGAACTCGAAGAGGAAGACGAAGAAGGCCCCCTTACGGTGCTGATGGGCTCGCTCGCCCATATGCGCTACACGGCGCAGGCCAGGCTTCGCCGTGCCTTCGGCATGGGAGCAAAGCCGGCGAAGCGGCAGTATGACGAGCCCTACGACTTCAACAACGACGAATTCGGCACATTGAACGAGCCGGTCCGGCCGAAGGCGCAGGCCGGTCGTATAGAGCCCTCGCTCGATCGCACCGAGCGCCGCATCGTCACTCCGCCGCCGATCACGGGCGACGAAGACGACCCGCCCTTCGATATCGACGAGCGACGGCCCGCCGGCATCCTGCCGGACGACGAAGACGACGTGGCCGCAGACTGGGCTCCGCGGCCTGCACCGCCGAAGCCGGCTGTGGCAATGGCGGGTTCGCGCGTCGCCCCGCCGCCGCCGCGGCCGAAAGCCGGGCAGCGCGTCGAGCGCGAGGCGCAGCGCTCGTTCGTCGATGAAGACGGCGATTTCACGCTTCCGCCGATCCATTTCCTCGCCGAGCCGAAGAATGTCGCGCGCGACGCCTCGCTTTCGGCCGATGCGCTCGAGCAGAACGCCCGCATGCTCGAAGGCGTCCTCGAGGATTTCGGCGTCAAGGGCGAGATCATCCATGTCCGCCCCGGCCCCGTCGTCACCCTCTATGAGCTGGAACCCGCGCCCGGGATCAAATCGTCGCGGGTCATCGGTCTCGCCGACGACATCGCCCGTTCCATGAGCGCGATCGCCGCACGCGTCGCAGTCGTACCCGGCCGCAACGCCATCGGCATCGAGCTGCCGAACCAGCGGCGCGAGATGGTCTATCTGCGTGAACTGATCGGCTCCCGCGACTTCGAGACGACCAAGACGAAGCTCGCCATGGCGCTCGGCAAGACGATCGGCGGCGAATCCGTCGTTGCCGATCTCGCCAAGATGCCGCATCTGCTTGTCGCCGGCACCACCGGCTCGGGCAAGTCGGTGGCGATCAACACCATGATCCTGTCGCTGCTCTACCGGCTGAGACCCGATCAGTGCCGCCTCATCATGATCGATCCGAAAATGCTCGAGCTCTCCGTCTATGACGGCATCCCGCACCTTCTCTCGCCGGTCGTGACGGACCCCAAGAAGGCGGTCGTGGCGCTGAAATGGACCGTGCGCGAGATGGAAGAGCGCTACAAGAAGATGTCGAAGATCGGCGTGCGCAACATCGACGGCTTCAACAGCCGCGTCGAGCAGGCGCTGGCCAAGGGCGAGGCGATCACGCGCACCGTCCAGACCGGCTTCGACCGACAGACCGGCGAGGCCGTCTACGAGACGGAGGAATTCGATCTTTCGCCGATGCCCTATATCGTCGTCATCATCGACGAGATGGCCGACCTGATGATGGTCGCCGGCAAGGATATCGAAGGCGCCGTCCAGCGGCTTGCGCAGATGGCGCGTGCTGCCGGCATCCACGTCATCATGGCGACACAGCGCCCCTCGGTCGACGTCATCACCGGCACGATCAAGGCGAACTTCCCGACCCGCATTTCCTTCCAAGTCACCTCCAAGATCGACAGCCGCACCATCCTCGGCGAACAGGGAGCCGAACAGCTCCTGGGCATGGGCGACATGCTCTACATGGCCGGCGGCGGCCGTATCCAGCGCGTGCACGGACCCTTCGTCTCGGACACCGAGGTCGAAGAGGTCGTTGCCTATCTCAAGACGCAAGGCGTGCCGCAATATCTCGACGCGATCACCGAGGACGACGAGGACGAGAGTGACGGCGGCGGTCCGGCCGGCACCTCCAACCTCGCCGATTCCGAGGACCCCTACGACCAGGCGGTGGCGATCGTGCTGCGCGACGGCAAGGCTTCGACCTCCTACGTGCAGCGGCGCCTCGGTATCGGCTATAATAGGGCCGCCTCGCTGATCGAGCGGATGGAGCAGGAAGGGATCATCAGCCCCGCGAACCACGCCGGAAAGCGCGAGATACTGGTGCCGACCGAAGCGGAGATCACCGGCCGGTAA
- a CDS encoding outer membrane lipoprotein carrier protein LolA has product MMETKTDGRNGAISRRVFVGGLAALAGFGATTFGAGDASAQASAVAQRIADHFSSVKTMAGEFVQFGPRGEQTGGKFYIRRPGRIRFNYEAPSPMRVIADGKSVVIGNMKLKTWDIYPLSKTPLNLLLSERIDLSSRMVRDVRVEADLITIVLGDRSIFGDSTITMMFDPKSYNLRQWTITDAQKKDTSVMIFNVRTGIALDDKVFRIPYDEVRNKRRGG; this is encoded by the coding sequence ATGATGGAGACCAAAACCGACGGCCGCAACGGGGCAATCTCGCGGCGCGTCTTCGTTGGCGGCCTGGCGGCTCTCGCCGGCTTCGGCGCCACGACGTTCGGCGCCGGCGATGCTTCGGCTCAGGCGTCCGCCGTTGCCCAGAGGATCGCGGATCATTTCTCGTCCGTGAAGACCATGGCCGGCGAATTCGTCCAGTTCGGCCCGCGCGGCGAACAGACGGGCGGCAAGTTCTATATCCGCCGGCCGGGTCGCATCCGCTTCAATTACGAAGCACCCTCGCCGATGCGGGTCATCGCCGACGGCAAGTCCGTCGTCATCGGCAATATGAAGCTCAAGACCTGGGATATCTATCCGCTCTCGAAGACCCCGCTCAATCTGCTGCTCAGCGAAAGGATCGACTTGAGCAGCAGGATGGTACGCGACGTGAGGGTGGAAGCGGACCTCATCACCATCGTACTCGGCGACCGCTCCATCTTCGGAGATTCGACCATCACGATGATGTTCGACCCGAAGAGCTACAATCTGCGGCAGTGGACGATCACCGATGCGCAAAAGAAGGACACCTCGGTGATGATCTTCAACGTCCGGACCGGCATCGCGCTCGACGACAAGGTCTTCCGCATCCCCTATGACGAGGTGCGCAACAAGCGCCGCGGCGGCTGA